From Streptomyces griseorubiginosus, one genomic window encodes:
- a CDS encoding SRPBCC family protein: protein MAEISADARVQAPAERVWAQLTDWSSYGEWNATHTSFPKGGPAVLEVGATFQENMKLMGFPAEVEWTVDQVEPARLFAIRGKGPMAVSVATRYTLTPDGDATDVRIDGEFTGAAVSLMAGKLKDSGTAALNESLRKLAGLVE from the coding sequence ATGGCGGAAATCAGCGCGGATGCACGCGTCCAGGCACCCGCGGAGAGGGTCTGGGCCCAGCTCACGGACTGGTCCTCGTACGGGGAGTGGAATGCGACCCACACCAGCTTCCCCAAGGGCGGCCCGGCGGTGCTGGAAGTGGGCGCGACCTTCCAGGAGAACATGAAGCTGATGGGCTTCCCGGCCGAGGTCGAGTGGACCGTGGACCAGGTGGAGCCGGCCCGGCTGTTCGCCATCCGGGGCAAGGGTCCGATGGCGGTGAGCGTGGCCACGCGCTACACCCTGACCCCCGACGGCGACGCCACCGACGTCCGCATCGACGGCGAGTTCACCGGCGCCGCCGTGTCCCTGATGGCGGGCAAGCTCAAGGACTCGGGCACGGCCGCGCTGAACGAGTCCCTGCGGAAGCTGGCCGGACTGGTGGAGTGA
- a CDS encoding Clp protease N-terminal domain-containing protein, giving the protein MHPRIPRQSARDQGRPPQVAPDNDARLSAELAAVVSGARRRALRDGDRQIDTAHLLHSLLDADPEAYAVFEGEPQLPRLLGYLVQRSIGYGLRWQGTVEDSGAVPVVPAAGDLGADSAPAADEGYSPLAAEAMRYAQVRAGHRDGGPARGVDLLTAILVNPESRAVEVLARAGIDAGDVRARLDDLLPGGLWGHPWRRDR; this is encoded by the coding sequence GTGCACCCCCGTATCCCCCGGCAGTCGGCCCGCGACCAGGGCCGCCCGCCGCAGGTCGCTCCGGACAACGATGCCAGGCTCAGCGCGGAACTGGCGGCGGTCGTGTCCGGCGCCCGCAGGCGCGCGCTCCGGGACGGGGACCGGCAGATCGACACGGCCCATTTGCTGCACTCCCTGCTGGACGCCGACCCGGAGGCCTACGCCGTCTTCGAGGGTGAGCCGCAACTGCCCCGGCTGCTCGGCTACCTCGTGCAGCGCAGCATCGGCTACGGACTGCGCTGGCAGGGCACCGTCGAGGACTCCGGAGCCGTTCCCGTCGTGCCCGCGGCCGGGGACCTCGGCGCTGACTCCGCCCCGGCCGCGGACGAGGGCTACTCGCCGCTCGCCGCCGAGGCGATGCGGTACGCCCAGGTCCGTGCCGGGCATCGTGACGGCGGTCCGGCCCGTGGAGTCGACCTGCTCACGGCGATCCTGGTGAACCCCGAGTCCCGGGCCGTGGAGGTGCTGGCCCGCGCCGGAATCGACGCCGGGGACGTGCGGGCACGGCTCGACGACCTGCTGCCGGGAGGCCTGTGGGGCCACCCGTGGCGAAGGGATCGCTAG
- a CDS encoding DMT family transporter produces MHTSESSRAGDGRGTGLGLALVSALAFGGSGVAAKPLIEAGLDPLHVVWLRVAGAALVMLPLAVRHRALLRSRPALLAGFGLLGVAGVQAFYFASISRIPVGVALLVEYLAPALVLGWVRFVQRRPVTRAAALGVVLAVGGLACVVEVWSGLSFDALGLLLALGAACCQVCYFVLSDQGSDSGERAPDPLGVIAYGLLVGTVVLTVVARPWTMDFSLLTHHADMNGTPVAAGLLLGWTVLVATVVAYVTGVVSVRRLSPAIAGVVACLEAVVATVLAWVLLGEHLSAPQIVGGAVVLLGAFIAQSSTPAKGSVEPVATGGAESRLSARQNAA; encoded by the coding sequence GTGCATACCTCTGAGAGCAGCAGGGCCGGTGACGGCAGGGGCACGGGACTCGGTCTCGCGCTGGTGTCCGCGCTCGCCTTCGGTGGATCCGGGGTCGCGGCCAAGCCGTTGATCGAGGCGGGCCTCGACCCGCTCCACGTGGTGTGGCTGCGGGTGGCCGGCGCCGCCCTCGTGATGCTGCCGCTCGCCGTGCGCCACCGCGCGCTGCTGCGCAGCCGGCCCGCCCTGCTCGCCGGGTTCGGCCTGCTGGGGGTGGCCGGTGTCCAGGCCTTCTACTTCGCCTCTATCTCCCGCATCCCCGTCGGTGTCGCCCTGCTCGTCGAGTACCTCGCGCCCGCCCTGGTGCTCGGCTGGGTGCGGTTCGTGCAGCGGCGGCCGGTCACGCGTGCCGCCGCACTCGGCGTGGTCCTCGCGGTCGGCGGTCTCGCCTGCGTCGTCGAGGTCTGGTCGGGGCTGAGCTTCGACGCCCTCGGACTGCTCCTCGCGCTCGGCGCCGCCTGCTGCCAGGTCTGCTACTTCGTCCTGTCCGACCAGGGCAGCGACAGCGGTGAACGGGCCCCCGACCCGCTCGGCGTGATCGCGTACGGACTGCTCGTCGGCACCGTCGTCCTGACCGTCGTCGCCCGCCCGTGGACCATGGACTTCTCCCTCCTCACGCACCACGCCGACATGAACGGCACCCCGGTCGCGGCCGGACTGCTGCTCGGCTGGACCGTGCTCGTGGCCACCGTCGTCGCGTACGTCACCGGCGTGGTCTCGGTGCGCAGGCTCTCCCCGGCGATAGCCGGGGTCGTGGCCTGCCTCGAAGCGGTCGTCGCGACCGTCCTCGCGTGGGTGCTGCTCGGCGAACACCTCTCGGCACCGCAGATCGTGGGCGGTGCGGTCGTGCTCCTCGGCGCCTTCATCGCGCAGTCCTCGACCCCGGCCAAGGGCTCCGTGGAGCCGGTCGCCACCGGCGGCGCCGAAAGTCGGTTGTCCGCCCGGCAGAACGCCGCCTAG
- a CDS encoding DMT family transporter — MSHASSGLPIGRGLVYLIVAGTTWGTAGAVASLVYRTTDLGPAALSFWRCATGLAVLLTVRLARSRDAVRPTRPSTRTAVSEPLLHRALRVGATGLGLAVFQTAYFAAVRSTGLAVATVVTLGAGPVLIALGARLVLGERLGRSGAVAVAGALAGLGVLTLGGPGAAVRPLGVFLGLLSAAGCCVMTLITRAAKADSSGTSIGVFAVTSVCLLPFAAAEGLLPHTAQPALFISLLAYLAIVPTALAYGLYFAAAAVVRSTTVSVIMLLEPVSAAVLAVVLFGERLTPAVLLGTLLMLGAVAGLAVTEARVPA; from the coding sequence GTGTCGCATGCTTCCTCAGGCCTGCCCATCGGGCGAGGCCTCGTCTACCTGATCGTCGCCGGTACCACCTGGGGCACCGCGGGAGCGGTCGCCTCCCTCGTCTACCGCACCACTGACCTGGGCCCGGCGGCCCTGTCCTTCTGGCGCTGCGCGACCGGCCTGGCGGTGCTGCTCACCGTCCGCCTCGCACGCTCACGCGACGCCGTCCGCCCCACAAGGCCATCCACGCGTACGGCCGTCTCGGAGCCCCTCCTCCACCGGGCACTGCGCGTCGGTGCCACGGGCCTCGGGCTCGCGGTGTTCCAGACCGCCTACTTCGCCGCCGTACGGTCCACCGGGCTGGCCGTGGCCACCGTCGTCACCCTCGGCGCGGGCCCCGTCCTCATCGCACTCGGCGCACGACTGGTGCTGGGGGAGCGGCTCGGCCGGAGCGGAGCCGTCGCCGTCGCCGGCGCGCTCGCCGGACTCGGGGTGCTGACGCTCGGTGGCCCGGGGGCGGCCGTACGGCCACTGGGCGTGTTCCTCGGGCTGCTCTCGGCGGCCGGATGCTGTGTGATGACCCTGATCACGCGCGCCGCCAAGGCCGACTCCAGCGGCACGTCCATCGGGGTGTTCGCGGTCACCAGCGTCTGTCTGCTGCCGTTCGCGGCGGCCGAGGGCCTGCTGCCGCACACCGCTCAACCCGCCCTGTTCATCAGCCTGTTGGCCTACCTGGCGATCGTCCCGACGGCCCTCGCGTACGGCCTCTACTTCGCGGCCGCCGCGGTCGTCCGCTCCACCACCGTCTCCGTGATCATGCTGCTCGAACCGGTGAGCGCGGCGGTCCTGGCCGTCGTGCTGTTCGGTGAGCGCCTCACCCCGGCCGTCCTCCTCGGCACCCTGCTGATGCTGGGCGCGGTCGCGGGGCTCGCGGTGACGGAGGCGCGCGTGCCCGCCTGA
- a CDS encoding FMN-binding negative transcriptional regulator — MLIHPWDAPRSDAEWQQWLAVHDFGQLAVNGRSGEPPFVQPLHFFYDPERGEALTHLARPNPLWGALEANPEVLLSVVDDYAYVPGPWQADPGVPSTHGTPTSFYAAVQLRCRAHVVDDPGEKAALLNLQVGHFQPEGGSAPVAVGEVPYGRMLSGIRGLRLEVTAVRAKFKYAGKRTAEVRDRIAQALADRDGPGDAAARGHLLRRQDS; from the coding sequence ATGCTGATCCACCCCTGGGACGCCCCCCGCTCGGACGCCGAGTGGCAACAGTGGCTCGCCGTCCACGACTTCGGCCAGCTGGCCGTCAACGGGCGTTCCGGCGAGCCCCCGTTCGTCCAGCCGCTCCACTTCTTCTACGACCCCGAGCGCGGCGAGGCCCTGACCCACCTGGCGCGCCCCAACCCGCTGTGGGGCGCCCTGGAGGCGAACCCGGAGGTCCTGCTGAGCGTGGTCGACGACTACGCCTACGTCCCCGGCCCCTGGCAGGCCGACCCGGGAGTCCCCTCCACCCACGGCACACCCACGAGCTTCTACGCGGCCGTCCAACTCCGTTGCCGGGCCCATGTGGTGGACGACCCTGGCGAGAAGGCCGCGCTGCTGAACCTCCAGGTCGGCCACTTCCAGCCGGAGGGCGGCTCCGCTCCGGTGGCGGTCGGCGAGGTGCCGTACGGCCGGATGCTGTCGGGCATCCGCGGACTGCGGCTCGAAGTGACCGCTGTGCGGGCGAAGTTCAAGTACGCCGGCAAGCGGACCGCGGAGGTGCGGGACCGGATCGCGCAGGCGCTGGCGGACCGGGACGGCCCGGGGGACGCGGCGGCGCGCGGGCATCTGCTGCGGCGGCAGGACTCCTGA
- a CDS encoding pyridoxamine 5'-phosphate oxidase family protein, with the protein MQGTTATTPEPTAYAPTDRTVPTRSPDRASYDRDLVHSILDEGYVCHLGFVRDGAPVVLPTLYGRVGERLYVHGSTGSRPLRMTGKADPGLPVCLTVTHVDALILARSAFHHSINYRSVVVHGLAYDVTDPEEKRLALDALVDHVVPGRAQDSRPANKKELAATAVIRLDLDEVSAKLRTGGVNDEPEDLALPHWAGVLPLHKAYGTPVADPELAPGTEVPDYLTAL; encoded by the coding sequence ATGCAGGGGACCACCGCGACCACGCCGGAGCCGACCGCCTACGCGCCGACCGACCGCACCGTCCCGACGCGCTCCCCCGACCGGGCCTCGTACGACAGGGACCTGGTGCACTCGATACTCGACGAGGGCTACGTCTGCCACCTCGGCTTCGTCCGGGACGGCGCCCCGGTGGTGCTGCCCACGCTGTACGGCCGGGTCGGCGAGCGGCTCTACGTCCACGGCTCGACGGGTTCGCGCCCGCTGCGGATGACCGGCAAGGCGGACCCCGGGCTGCCGGTGTGCCTGACGGTCACGCATGTCGACGCGCTGATCCTGGCCCGCTCGGCCTTCCACCACTCGATCAACTACCGGTCGGTGGTGGTGCACGGACTCGCGTACGACGTCACCGACCCCGAGGAGAAGCGCCTCGCCCTCGACGCCCTGGTCGACCACGTCGTCCCGGGCCGCGCCCAGGACTCCCGCCCCGCCAACAAGAAGGAGCTGGCCGCCACCGCCGTCATCCGCCTCGACCTCGACGAGGTCTCCGCCAAGCTCCGCACCGGCGGGGTCAACGACGAGCCCGAGGACCTCGCCCTCCCCCACTGGGCCGGCGTCCTCCCGCTGCACAAGGCCTACGGCACCCCCGTCGCCGACCCCGAGCTCGCCCCGGGCACCGAGGTTCCCGACTACCTGACGGCCCTGTGA
- a CDS encoding aminotransferase class I/II-fold pyridoxal phosphate-dependent enzyme — protein sequence MLGGYRISGRRAAEIAASVEGAVGAGELEPGQLLPPMRELALELGVNPNTVAAAYRTLRERGVIETAGRRGSRVRSKPATTGREYIRVEVPDGVRDVANGNPDPALLPPLGPAFAAAAAQGDREPVLYGEATVDPELARLARAALDADGVPAGPLAVASGSLDVIERVLAAHLRPGDTVAVEDPGWGSLLDLIPALGLRIAPVGVDDDGPHAEDVRRALESGARALIVTDRAQNPTGASVTAARARALRAVLADHPDTLLIEDDHGHGIVDLPLHPLAGVTRHWAFVRSAAKAYGPDLRLAVLTGDETTVDRVHGRHRLGPGWVSRITQRAVANLWADGVLDTAKVAAAYRERRDRLIGALAAHGVEAHGRSGLNVWIPVPDETGAVARLLHAGWAVAPGARFRMGAPQGIRVTVASLKADEVAPLADAVARAVGPAPAHIRSHPRVER from the coding sequence GTGCTAGGAGGATATCGGATCTCAGGCCGACGCGCAGCGGAGATTGCGGCGAGCGTCGAGGGCGCGGTGGGTGCGGGCGAGCTGGAGCCCGGTCAACTGCTGCCGCCCATGCGGGAGTTGGCCCTGGAACTGGGCGTGAATCCCAACACGGTCGCGGCCGCGTACCGGACCCTGCGCGAGCGCGGGGTCATCGAGACCGCCGGGCGCCGGGGCAGCCGGGTGCGGTCGAAGCCGGCGACCACGGGGCGCGAGTACATCCGCGTGGAGGTCCCGGACGGCGTGCGGGACGTGGCGAACGGCAACCCGGACCCGGCGCTGCTGCCCCCGCTGGGCCCCGCCTTCGCGGCCGCCGCCGCACAGGGCGACCGGGAGCCGGTCCTGTACGGGGAGGCGACCGTGGACCCCGAGCTGGCGCGGCTCGCCCGCGCGGCACTGGACGCGGACGGTGTCCCGGCCGGTCCGCTCGCCGTCGCCTCCGGGTCCCTCGACGTCATCGAACGCGTCCTGGCCGCCCACCTCAGACCGGGCGACACGGTTGCCGTGGAGGACCCCGGCTGGGGCAGTCTCCTCGACCTGATCCCGGCCCTCGGCCTGCGCATCGCCCCAGTGGGCGTCGACGACGACGGCCCGCACGCCGAGGACGTGCGCCGAGCCCTGGAGTCGGGCGCCCGGGCCCTGATCGTGACGGACCGCGCCCAGAACCCGACCGGCGCCTCGGTGACCGCCGCACGCGCGCGTGCCCTGCGCGCGGTCCTCGCGGACCACCCGGACACCCTCCTGATCGAGGACGACCACGGCCACGGCATCGTCGACCTCCCGCTGCACCCCCTCGCCGGTGTCACCCGGCACTGGGCCTTCGTCCGCTCGGCGGCCAAGGCCTACGGCCCCGACCTGCGGCTGGCCGTCCTCACCGGCGACGAGACCACCGTCGACCGCGTCCACGGCCGGCACCGCCTCGGCCCCGGCTGGGTCAGCCGGATCACCCAGCGGGCCGTGGCGAACCTGTGGGCGGACGGTGTGCTGGACACGGCGAAAGTCGCGGCGGCCTACCGCGAACGCAGGGACCGGTTGATCGGAGCACTGGCGGCCCACGGCGTCGAGGCCCACGGCCGCAGCGGACTGAACGTCTGGATTCCGGTCCCGGACGAGACCGGCGCGGTGGCCCGGCTCCTGCACGCCGGCTGGGCGGTCGCCCCGGGAGCCCGCTTCAGGATGGGGGCGCCCCAGGGAATCCGGGTGACGGTCGCGAGCCTGAAGGCCGATGAGGTTGCCCCCTTGGCGGACGCCGTCGCCAGGGCCGTGGGCCCGGCGCCCGCGCATATCCGCTCGCACCCCCGCGTGGAGAGGTGA
- a CDS encoding LysR family transcriptional regulator, translating into MLNLERLRTLDALARLGSVSGAAEGLHITTSAVSQQLSKLEREVGQRLLAKNGRGVRLTDAGRLLAEHAARILSQVELAQSELEAQRGQVVGELRLAAFPTAARGLFPAALAALRSTHPGLRISSRETEPEPAMLAVLRGGYDLAVVLDWYNKPLPVPDGLMKASIVDDTADVAMPATHRHAHRAEVDLEDFADDDWVTWGENEFCHEWLMHTLRAKGIEPRVAHRAEEHATQLALVGAGLGVCVAPRLGRGPVPDGVRTVPVRQSVSRHVYAVWRTDADRRPSIRAAVEALKSAGRHAV; encoded by the coding sequence ATGCTGAACCTGGAGCGGCTTCGCACCCTCGACGCGCTGGCCCGGCTCGGCTCGGTCAGCGGTGCCGCCGAGGGGCTGCACATCACGACGTCGGCGGTCTCGCAGCAGCTGTCCAAGCTGGAGCGTGAGGTCGGCCAGCGACTCCTCGCCAAGAACGGCCGGGGCGTGCGGCTCACCGACGCGGGCCGCCTGCTGGCCGAGCACGCGGCCCGCATCCTGTCCCAGGTCGAACTCGCCCAGTCCGAACTGGAGGCCCAACGCGGCCAGGTGGTAGGGGAGTTGCGGCTCGCCGCGTTCCCGACGGCCGCGCGCGGCCTGTTCCCCGCCGCGCTGGCCGCCCTGCGCTCGACGCATCCGGGACTGCGGATCAGCTCGCGCGAGACGGAGCCCGAACCCGCGATGCTGGCGGTCCTCCGCGGCGGCTACGACCTCGCGGTCGTCCTGGACTGGTACAACAAGCCGCTGCCCGTGCCGGACGGACTGATGAAGGCGTCGATCGTCGACGACACCGCCGACGTGGCGATGCCCGCGACCCACCGCCACGCGCACCGCGCCGAGGTCGACCTGGAGGACTTCGCCGACGACGACTGGGTCACCTGGGGCGAGAACGAGTTCTGTCACGAGTGGCTGATGCACACCCTGCGCGCCAAGGGCATCGAACCGCGCGTCGCGCACCGCGCGGAGGAGCACGCGACCCAACTCGCCCTGGTCGGCGCGGGACTCGGCGTGTGCGTGGCACCCCGGCTCGGCCGCGGCCCGGTCCCGGACGGGGTGCGGACCGTGCCGGTGCGGCAGTCGGTCAGCCGGCACGTCTACGCGGTGTGGCGTACGGACGCCGACCGCCGCCCGTCGATCCGGGCGGCGGTCGAGGCGCTGAAGTCGGCCGGGCGGCACGCTGTTTGA
- a CDS encoding pyridoxamine 5'-phosphate oxidase family protein — protein sequence MTVTQRRGRKIMMTPGELDEFLTSQRTCRVATVSADGAPHVSTLWFAWDGTSMWLYSVVRSKRWTDLRRDPRVAIVVDTGEEYDELQGVELSGTVEFVGEAPRTGELCAELDVPETLFARKNFRLEEMPHDGRHAWIRLTPEKIVSWDFRKLGSV from the coding sequence ATGACCGTCACTCAGCGCCGGGGCCGGAAGATCATGATGACACCGGGCGAGCTGGACGAGTTCCTCACCAGCCAGCGCACCTGCCGGGTCGCCACGGTCTCCGCCGACGGTGCCCCGCACGTGAGCACTCTGTGGTTCGCCTGGGACGGCACCTCGATGTGGCTGTACTCCGTCGTGCGCAGCAAGCGCTGGACGGATCTGCGGCGCGATCCGCGGGTGGCGATCGTGGTCGACACGGGTGAGGAGTACGACGAGCTCCAGGGCGTCGAGCTGTCCGGGACCGTGGAGTTCGTGGGCGAGGCCCCGCGCACCGGCGAGCTGTGCGCCGAACTCGACGTCCCCGAGACGCTGTTCGCCCGCAAGAACTTCCGCCTGGAGGAGATGCCGCACGACGGGCGGCACGCGTGGATACGGCTGACCCCGGAGAAGATCGTGTCCTGGGACTTCCGCAAGCTGGGGTCCGTGTAG
- a CDS encoding cysteine hydrolase: MPSYEQLSELLAPESTVLLTVECQQGVVGPDSALPELAHEARKSGALANIARLVAAAHESGVQVIHAIAERRPDGRGANRNARLFRAAERLPVQQLSGTTAVRVAAPIEVGEEDFVVRRLHGLSPIQGTEVDALLRNLGCRTLVVTGVSANVAVPNAVFDAVNRGYTVVVPGDAIAGVPSDYTPVMIRHTLALVATVATTDEVLGGLGRHRRTRVRPA, translated from the coding sequence GTGCCGTCGTACGAACAACTCAGCGAGCTCCTCGCTCCCGAGAGCACCGTCCTGCTCACCGTCGAGTGTCAGCAGGGCGTCGTCGGACCGGACAGCGCGCTGCCCGAACTCGCCCACGAGGCAAGGAAGTCGGGCGCGCTCGCCAACATCGCCCGGCTCGTCGCCGCCGCCCACGAGAGCGGGGTGCAGGTGATCCACGCGATCGCCGAACGCCGCCCGGACGGGCGCGGCGCGAACCGCAACGCCCGCCTCTTCCGCGCCGCCGAACGTCTGCCCGTCCAGCAGCTGTCCGGGACCACCGCGGTGCGGGTGGCGGCCCCGATCGAGGTCGGCGAGGAGGACTTCGTCGTACGGCGGCTGCACGGGCTGTCGCCGATCCAGGGCACCGAGGTCGACGCCCTGCTGCGCAACCTCGGGTGCCGCACCCTGGTGGTGACCGGGGTGTCCGCCAACGTGGCCGTGCCGAACGCCGTCTTCGACGCCGTGAACCGCGGTTACACGGTGGTCGTGCCGGGCGACGCCATCGCGGGGGTGCCCTCCGACTACACCCCCGTGATGATCCGCCACACCCTCGCCCTGGTCGCCACGGTCGCGACCACCGACGAGGTGCTGGGCGGACTCGGCCGGCACCGGCGCACGCGGGTCAGGCCAGCGTGA
- a CDS encoding Rieske (2Fe-2S) protein: MTSELPQSVPAPARRTVVAAVGAAGLAVALTACGSDSDSSDSSTSQADQNAGSGGAGSDSGASSGSGGTALAKTSDIPEGGGTIFKDKGVVVTQPTAGTFKAFSSKCTHQGCAVGSVAKGVIVCPCHNSEFSVEDGSVKKGPATQPLPAAQITVSGDSITLA, encoded by the coding sequence ATGACCAGCGAACTGCCTCAATCCGTTCCGGCACCTGCCCGCCGTACCGTCGTGGCGGCGGTGGGCGCGGCGGGGCTCGCCGTCGCGCTGACCGCCTGCGGATCGGACAGCGACTCCTCGGACTCGTCCACCAGCCAGGCCGACCAGAACGCGGGCAGCGGCGGGGCCGGCTCCGACAGCGGCGCCTCGTCCGGCTCCGGGGGCACCGCCCTGGCGAAGACCAGTGACATCCCCGAGGGCGGTGGCACGATCTTCAAGGACAAGGGGGTGGTGGTCACCCAGCCGACGGCGGGCACCTTCAAGGCCTTCTCGTCCAAGTGCACCCACCAGGGCTGCGCGGTGGGCAGCGTGGCCAAGGGCGTCATCGTCTGCCCCTGTCACAACAGTGAGTTCTCGGTCGAGGACGGCAGCGTCAAGAAGGGGCCCGCGACCCAGCCGCTGCCCGCCGCGCAGATCACCGTGAGCGGGGACTCGATCACGCTGGCCTGA
- a CDS encoding HipA family kinase, whose product MLKEAIATRFITPLREGGSLPGLVEADDHGTYVIKFTGAGQGRKTLVAEVVAGELARRLGFRVPRLLTLDLDPDLGLGEPDERVQELLRSSGGTNLGMDFLSGALGFDPLAFPVGPEEAGRILWFDALVNNVDRSWRNPNLLWWRGEVWLIDHGATMIWQHNWPGAEKSAARPYDASDHVLKPFAPDVAAAAAALASQVTEELLAEVTAEIPDAWLADEPGFDTPDELRRAYARPLLLRAAAVHERITGIEGDK is encoded by the coding sequence ATGCTCAAGGAAGCCATCGCGACCCGCTTCATCACGCCCCTGCGGGAGGGCGGCTCGCTGCCGGGTCTCGTCGAGGCCGACGACCACGGGACGTACGTCATCAAGTTCACCGGCGCGGGCCAGGGCCGTAAGACGCTGGTCGCCGAAGTGGTGGCCGGTGAGCTCGCGCGGCGGCTCGGCTTCCGGGTGCCGCGGCTGCTGACCCTCGACCTCGACCCCGACCTGGGACTCGGCGAACCCGACGAGCGCGTGCAGGAACTGCTGAGGTCCAGCGGTGGCACCAACCTCGGCATGGACTTCCTCTCCGGCGCCCTCGGCTTCGACCCGCTGGCCTTCCCGGTCGGCCCCGAGGAGGCCGGCCGGATCCTCTGGTTCGACGCCCTGGTCAACAACGTCGACCGCTCCTGGCGCAACCCCAACCTGCTGTGGTGGCGGGGCGAGGTGTGGCTCATCGACCACGGCGCGACCATGATCTGGCAGCACAACTGGCCCGGCGCCGAGAAGTCCGCCGCCCGTCCCTACGACGCCTCGGACCACGTCCTGAAGCCCTTCGCGCCGGATGTCGCCGCGGCCGCCGCCGCACTGGCCTCCCAGGTCACCGAGGAGCTGCTCGCCGAGGTCACCGCCGAGATCCCGGACGCGTGGCTGGCGGACGAGCCCGGCTTCGACACCCCGGACGAGCTCAGAAGGGCCTACGCCCGGCCACTGCTCCTGCGGGCCGCCGCGGTCCACGAACGCATCACGGGAATCGAGGGGGACAAGTGA
- a CDS encoding DUF3037 domain-containing protein produces the protein MTERHIHMAGSVVERHVIRGGRTSERDVFEYVLLRVVPRIERGECINAGVLVYCRAKAYVGVRTHLDEERLRALDPDADVAGVRAALRAVEAVCAGREDAGPAARDDAGRRFRWLVAPRSTIVQPGPVHTGLTLDPAAEADRLLDLLVR, from the coding sequence GTGACCGAGCGGCACATCCACATGGCCGGCAGCGTGGTCGAACGCCACGTCATCAGGGGCGGGCGGACCAGTGAACGGGACGTCTTCGAGTACGTCCTGCTGCGGGTCGTCCCCCGGATCGAGCGCGGCGAGTGCATCAACGCCGGCGTGCTCGTGTACTGCCGCGCCAAGGCCTACGTCGGCGTGCGCACCCACCTCGACGAGGAGCGGCTGCGGGCGCTCGACCCGGACGCCGACGTGGCCGGGGTCCGGGCCGCGCTGCGGGCCGTCGAGGCGGTCTGTGCGGGCCGGGAGGACGCCGGACCGGCAGCGCGCGACGACGCCGGACGCCGCTTCCGGTGGCTCGTCGCACCCCGCTCCACGATCGTCCAGCCCGGCCCCGTGCACACCGGACTCACCCTGGATCCGGCGGCCGAGGCGGACCGCCTCCTCGACCTGCTGGTGAGGTAA
- the fabG gene encoding 3-oxoacyl-ACP reductase FabG has protein sequence MSTTEQRVAVVTGAARGIGAATAVRLAAEGRAVAVIDLDEAACKDTVEKITAAGGRAIAVGADVSDEAQVEAAVARVVEELGAPTILVNNAGVLRDNLLFKMSVSDWDTVLNVHLRGSFLMTKAVQKHMVDAGFGRVVNLSSSSALGNRGQANYSAAKAGLQGFTKTLAIELGKFGITANAVAPGFIATDMTAATAERVGMGFEEFKAAAATQIPVARVGEPDDIANAIAFFTGEAAGFVSGQVLYVAGGPLD, from the coding sequence ATGTCCACCACTGAGCAGCGGGTAGCCGTCGTCACCGGTGCCGCGCGCGGCATCGGCGCCGCCACCGCCGTACGACTGGCGGCCGAGGGTCGCGCGGTCGCCGTGATCGACCTCGACGAGGCCGCCTGCAAGGACACCGTGGAGAAGATCACCGCGGCCGGTGGCCGGGCGATCGCCGTCGGCGCCGACGTCTCCGACGAGGCCCAGGTCGAGGCGGCCGTCGCGCGCGTGGTCGAGGAGCTCGGCGCGCCGACGATCCTCGTCAACAACGCGGGCGTGCTCCGCGACAACCTGCTGTTCAAGATGAGCGTCTCGGACTGGGACACCGTCCTGAACGTCCACCTGCGCGGCTCCTTCCTGATGACCAAGGCCGTCCAGAAGCACATGGTCGACGCCGGCTTCGGCCGCGTGGTCAACCTGTCCTCCTCGTCGGCGCTCGGCAACCGCGGCCAGGCCAACTACTCCGCCGCCAAGGCCGGTCTCCAGGGCTTCACCAAGACCCTCGCCATCGAGCTCGGCAAGTTCGGCATCACCGCCAATGCCGTCGCCCCCGGCTTCATCGCCACCGACATGACCGCCGCGACCGCCGAGCGCGTGGGCATGGGCTTCGAGGAGTTCAAGGCCGCCGCCGCCACCCAGATCCCGGTCGCGCGCGTGGGCGAGCCCGACGACATCGCCAACGCCATCGCCTTCTTCACGGGCGAGGCGGCCGGGTTCGTATCCGGCCAGGTGCTGTACGTCGCCGGCGGACCGCTCGACTAG